The Oculatellaceae cyanobacterium genome segment ACGCCCAAGAAGCTTGTTGAAAGACAAGGGAAATCAGTAATAAAAGTTGCTGAGTCTGGGAACAAGTCAGATAAAAAAGTTGTAGGAATACAATTAAGTTTGTTTGACTTGATGGGGTTCTGCCCGGAATCTCCATCTAAATCTATGATTTAGGTGGGGTTCTTCAATGTAATTAAATAATTTGATACTGTATAAGCGAAATTTGTGATTAATAGATGTTTATGTTTTTTATTAAAAATATTGTAGAGACGTTGTATACAACGTCTCTACATTCGCAAAAATGTCTCGGAGTTAAAGTTGAGATAGCCAATTTAATATTAATGGATTGACAACCTCTGGTCGTTCATCGTGAGGACAATGACCTGTATTCGGAATAGATACAAACTCGATAGGTTGACCAGATTCATTTAATTCTTGAAAAATTCGCCCCCCACTTACAGGAGTCCAAGGATCATCAGCACCCCAAATCACCAACATAGGATGCTTAACTTTGGGTAATAACTCCCCTGGAGTAGGGCCAGGAGGTGCAGTGAGAACTGAAGCAAAAACTTGCCCTGCGCCCTCATCGCAGGAAGGAGTATAAAGTAAATCTACCAACTCATCAGTAATTGCTTCTGGGTTGCGGTAAACCTGGCGTAGGGTGCTACGGATTCTGGCTTTCTGACGGACGCGGTTAAAAATCAGTGAACCAAACCTTTTAGAACTAACTATCTGGGTGAATGCTTTCATTACTAAGCGTAAAGGAAAATTAAGTTCGTCGGGGCGGTGATTTAGTCCACCAGCACAGTTGATCAAAACCCCGCCTGCGGTAATTTCTGGATAGTCAGCCACCATGATCAAACTAAGCAATGCCCCAATTGAGTTACCTACAAAAATTGTTGGTGTTTGAATGTGCGTATCCCAAAAATCCTTGAGTAGC includes the following:
- a CDS encoding alpha/beta fold hydrolase, producing the protein MTTEQLAKTSNFEKLIWNWQGYQIQYTVVGTGKPLVLIHGFGASIGHWRKNIPELAAGGYRVFAIDLLGFGGSSKPPLDYSLKLWEQLLKDFWDTHIQTPTIFVGNSIGALLSLIMVADYPEITAGGVLINCAGGLNHRPDELNFPLRLVMKAFTQIVSSKRFGSLIFNRVRQKARIRSTLRQVYRNPEAITDELVDLLYTPSCDEGAGQVFASVLTAPPGPTPGELLPKVKHPMLVIWGADDPWTPVSGGRIFQELNESGQPIEFVSIPNTGHCPHDERPEVVNPLILNWLSQL